CCCCCGGGTCCCTACGAAAGGGCGCCCTTATCTGGGATTTGATCAGCCTACGGACAGTGGCGATaaggcagcgctcgacccggcgaggtggtgtgtgaccttcgcccccctgctgacctaCAGAAGGAACGACCGTGAGTAACATAGTAAAAGCAATTGTGGTATAagcttacctgtgtttgtatcatcgcagagtcggaggcgaaCGGGTCCGCTGCCCCCGGGTCcctacgaaagggcgcccctatcCGGAATTCGATCGGCCCACGGACCGTGGGGATAGGGCggcgctcgacccggcgaggtggtgtgtggccttcgcccccctgctgaccaacagtaagagccgactgtgaacgtgatacttaccccgagagctgtaagcagcggagctggtgagaaccattcaaagaccaataacagtgtttctgtgtcctagcgatcacctgtggagagagaaaggaaaacgagagagagtcagtaaagagccgactgtgaacgtgatacttaccccgagagctgtaagcagcggagctggtgagaaccattcaaagaccaataacagtgtttctgtgtcctagcgatcacctgtggagagagaaaggaaaacgagagagagtcagtaaagagccgactgtgaacgtgatacttaccccgagagctgtaagcagcggagctggtgagaaccattcaaagaccaataacagtgtttctgtgtcctagcgaccacctgtggagagagaaaggaagACGAGAGTgagtcagtaaagagccgactgtgaacgtgaaacttaccccgagagctgtaagcagcggagctggtgagaaccattcaaagaccaataacagtgtttctgtgtcctagcgatcacctgtggagagagagaagaagacAAGAGTGAGTCATTGAGGAATCGacggtgaacgtgatacttacccaggaAGCTGTAAGCAGGGAGCCGGTGAGACCCCTTTCAaagtcagtaacagtgtctttgttgtCCTAGTGGCCGCCTGTGGAAAGAGAAGAAGGCGAGAGTAAGCCATTGGGCACGGACAGTGGAGAAACCCCTAACAgccacaccagaagttgtctgcctccaggaagagaagaaggagggcgccacggccaGCAGGGTCCAGGCGGGAGCCTGACGTTTCCTTTCCCCCGTTGATGGTGGTTGGCACCCCCGTTTTCCCATCCCTGTCACCCGTGGCTGTAGTCTCCCTGGAGGGAGTAGAAGAAGCCATTAGTTTTAAAATTCCCCTTTCCCCGAAATTTCCCCCCCAtccttttaagtatttaagatttcaataaagcttgttttaaattttacttacctgtttccgtgtttgtctggtcattgggtcggctttggggacctcctcgaggtgggagttgagaaggggcgtggctttagccaaacacagccagcccctagtggtgacagattttggcgtagtcggcagggtcccacctcgagttgagtaaccaaggtCACCCAATGACTGACAACGCGGGGCCAGCGGCCCCACCCCGTGCCACACCCGTTATCATGGGCAGTCCATGGGTCCAGAGATACGGAGGAGCCGAGTCGGAGGTACGCCTGACTGAATGGAAGGCCCAGCTGGAGTACTTGGCCGACCTGCAGGGCCTTAGCGCCGCCCAGCGGCTTCAATTTGTGTTAAACTCCTTAGAAGGAGAAGCACGGCGAGAAGTACAAGCCGCCCCCGAAGCGACTAGAGCCACCGCCCAGACTGTGTTCCAGTTCCTCACTGAACAATATGGTGACCATACCCCCGTAGCTGTCCTCCGCTCACAATTTTTCAATTGCAaacaaggcccccgacaacctATTCGAGCTTTTGCCCTCAGGCTGCGGGAGCAGTTCACTCGCCTGCAAGCCCGACGAGACCATGGGCTAGGAGATGGAGAAGCCTTGTTACGCGACCAGTTCCTCCTGGGGATGAAAGAAGGCCCcgtgagacaaagtctgagggtCCAGTTCCGGAGGGACCCCGGGCTGACCTTCGAAGATCTAAAGAAGGAGGCGCTAGCCCTGGAGGGGGACGAGGCCGAAGTAACCGAAGCCCCCGTATGTGCAGCCGTAAGTGGAAACACAGCGGCGCCACCTGAACACGCAGACTGGAAACAAGCCCTGCGGGTGGAATTGTTGAAAGATGTCCGAGAGCAGATGTCGGAGCTATCTAAGACCCTCTTGGGGGAACTTCGCCAAAGTAGGGCGCGGGAGGAACCGaggccggcaccccgagagcgagtCTACTCTGAGAGGGGCCGAGAGCCACCGGGACGCCCGAATCGTTTGAACCGGCCCCGCTTCGAGTGGGATGACCAAGGGCGGCCAATCTGTAATCGGTGTGGAGAACCGGGGCATTACAGTCGCCAGTGTGGGCCTCGCAGGGCATCAGAAGGGGGTTTTTAAggcgaccggccacagtgggtcgtgtggccgggaccCCCAGAGAAGACCCTGGAAGACGCGAGGATGCTAGAGACCAGATGGTTGGACACAGCCCTGTGGCGGAGGTGAAGGTATGTGGCAAGACAATACAGTGCCTAGTAGATACGGGCTCGCAAGTGACATTGTTTGCGGAAAGTCTCTCGCAGGAAGTATTTGGGAAGCAGAGTGCCCAAGGAGgggaggccccctggctgacgttgcGGGGCGCCAACGGCCTAGAGATCCCTTATATTGGCTATCGGTTGACGGACTTAGAAGTTCATGGGGGGATAGTTCCCCAAAAAGGAGTGATTATTGTGGAGGACAGATGTCTGGGTGCCCATCGAGCCCTGTTAGGGATGAACGTCCTCTCCGAATGCTGGGAAGTATTATTTCGGGCTAAGCCCGTCCCTAGGATCCCCCCTGTCGAGAGGCCCCTATGGGAGCAAGTAGTAGCCGACTGTCGTCGGGTCCAGATGACCCAGGTCCGCAGAGGCCGGGAAGAGGTAGGAAGGGTGATGTGTCGATTCGCTCTGTCGATTCCTCCTAGGAGTGAGGCCATGGTGTGGGTGAGAGTAGCCCCCCGAGGAGTTGGCCCCGAAGAATGGGTGTTGGTTGAACCTCACGCCGATTGCCCCCAAGTGGAAGTAGCCCGAGGCCTAGCGGCGGTCCGTCGGGGGAGGGTCCCTGTGAAGGTCCGAAACGACCACCCCTACCCAGTATACTTACACCGACACCAGCGGCTGGCCCGATTAACGGGGGTCGCGCCCCACCAGGTGAGAGAGGAGAGGGACGTTAGGttccgtcaggtgtgccccaatgtcatcgaggtggccctgaccCAGATGGAAGCCCCTCCGAACAACAGAAGGAGGGACGTGCCGAAGCACTTGGCAGGCGAGTCCCTGCAAGGGGAAGAGTTGGAACAGGCGCAGACACAAAGACTCCAagccctccttcagaaatggcAACATGTATTCGCAAGACACGAGGAAGATTATGGGTGTACGAAAGTGGTAGAACACCATATACCGACTGGAGATGCAGGGCCCAGTAGAGAGAGGTACCGGCCGATCCCACCCACCTTGTATGCAGAGGTACGCTCGCTACTGCAGGGCATGCTGGAGCGAGGAGTCGTCCGGGAAAGCAGTAGCCCCTGGGCAGCCCCCATCGTACTTGTGCAGAAAAAGTCAGGAGCTTGGAGGTTTTGCGTGGACTATCGGAAGCTTAACCTGGTGACCAAGAAAGACGCGTTTCCCTTGCCCCGGATTGAAGACTCCCTTGCCGGTCTCACACGATCCGCTTGGTACTCCACCTTGGATCTGGCCAGTGGATATTGGCAGGTGCCAGTGGCCGAGGCCGATAGAGAGAAGACCGCCTTTACGACCCCGTTCGGACTATTCCAGTGGGAACGGATGCCCTTCGGGCTCTGTAACGCTCCGGCCACGTTCCAACGCCTCATGCAGCGCTGTCTTGGAGGTCAGTTAATGGAGTCAGTCTtggtatatttggatgatgtaattgtgtattccccagatttcgattCACACCTCCGACACCTCGAAGAGGTTTTCCGGGCGATGGAGAAATATGGGCTGAAGTTACAACCCGACAAGTGCCATCTGTTGCGGCGGAAAGTCCAGTTCCTGGGCCATGTGGTCAGCGCTGCTGGGGTGGCCGTAGACCCTGGGAAGGTCTCCGCGGTGAGAGACTGGAGTGCACCAAAGACTGTGAGGCAAGTGCGGTCATTTCTGGGATTTGTGGGATACTACAGACGGTTtataaaagatttctcaaagatTGCCAAACCCCTTAACCAGCTACTGGTCGGCACAGGGCGAAACCGGGGGCGGGGGTCACCCTCTATTGATTGGGACGAGTCCTGTGAAGGGGCATTTCAGAGGTTAAAACAGGAGTTGTTACAGGCTCCTATCTTGGCCTATGCAGACTTTACCCAGCCATTTCTTTTGTATACAGACGCTAGCAACCTGGGGCTGGGAGCAGTCTTGGCCCAACGACAAGCGGGTACGGAACGGGTGATCGCCTACGCAAGCCGAAGCCTTCACCCAGCGGAGAGGAACGACGCGAACTACAGCTCATTCAAGTTGGAGCTGTTGGCCCTGAAATGGGCCCTGACCGAGAAGTTCAAGGACTACCTCTGGGGTGCTAAGGTGACGGTGATTACAGACAATAACCCTCTGGTTCATTTACAGACAGCGAAGTTGGGGGCGGTGGAGCAGCGCTGGGTGGCACAACTTGCCAACTTCAATTACCAACTACAGTATCGGCCCGGTCGGGAACACACGAACGCGGATGTCCTGTCCCGATTGCCAGAGGTGGACGGCCCCGGTGGCTGTGATGGCCACGAAGAGGAAAGCCAGGAGGAAGGCTACCTGATAGGGGTTGTGGAAGCACCAGGAGGCCAGCAGGAGGCGGTACCCGGGAGCTGGGGTTGGGACCCCTGCCGGTGGAAGGAAAGACAGGCCCAGGATCAAGATTTATGGCAGGTGAGGATGTGGGTAGAGCGAGGCCGGCGACCAACGTCGTCCGAGAGGCTGACCCAGACAGAGACGGGGAAGAGACTGCTGGGACAGTGGGACAAGCTGGAGATACAGGAGGGGGTACTTTGCCGAAAAGTAAGTGATCCGAAGCTGGGCGAGGAGGTACGCCAGATCGTGGTGCCCGCCGATCAAACAGCAGCCCTGGTGTCTGCCTACCATGACCAATTGGGACACCAGGGACAAGAACGGACCGTATCACTGCTACGCAGGTTCTTCTATTGGCCGGGACTGGAAGCATCAGTGCGTAGCTTGGTCCAAGCTTGCCCCAGGTGCACGTTATTCAAGTCTcgacgagaggcccgagcaccgaTGATACCCATATGTGCCAAAGCCCCCCTTCACATCATGGCGATGGATTTCCTGACCCTGGGCCGGCCACAGGACCGTTATCCGAACATCTTAGTAATCACCGGCCTGTTTACGAAATATGCATGGGCAATCCCCACCCTCGATCAGACGGCAAGTACCACCGCAACGGCCTTATGGCGGCACGTCTTCCAAACATTTGGATGTCCAGAGTTCTTACACTCAGACCAAGGGGCAAACTTCGAATCAAAGGTGATCCGGGAATTATGCCAGCTGTATGGGTGCACGAAGACCCATACGACGTCCTACCACCCTCAAGGAAACGGCTGCTGCGAGAGGTTTAATCAAACCCTGCTGGGGCTCTTAGGGACCTTGGATCAACGCAAGCAGAGTGATTGGGTGAGTGCTCTACCGAACCTCTTACAAGCTTATAACAACAGCATTCATAGcacgacggggtatgcccccaCTTATCTGATGTTCGGTAGGCATGTGCGGATGCCGACGGACCTGGTCCTGGGAGCGGCCGCGAGCCAGGAGGAAGGAAGTGTGACTGAGTGGGTAGGGCGCCACCACCAACGGCTGCACTTTGCCTATGAGCAGGTATCTCAGAAAATACGGGCCACCGGAGAAAAGAACAAGCGGTTGTACGACCGAACAGCCCGGGAAGCCCCCTTGCTGCCAGGAGAGAGAGTCCTGGTACGAGATAACCGGCGGCAAGGCAAAGGAAAGCTGAGCGACCGTTGGGAGGCCATCCCGTACGTAGTCTGTAGGCAGCAGAGACCGGGTCAGCCGGTGTATACCATCCGGCCGGAAGGAGAGGCCGGCCCGGAGCGGGTGGTACACCGAAATATGATTCGCCCTTGTCCAAATTTCCCCGAGGTCACGGAGGAGGTAGTCGCGGAGCCGGCACCGACAGCCCcctggatggaaggatgggcTGTAGTACCAGGTTTACCTGTGGTGGCGCCACCCCCAGTCGCCCCTGGAGAGCCCGATCTTGCACCTGAGCCAATTGACCCCCCGGCCGCCCAGAGGCAGCCAGGACCAGCACCAGAGCCAGCCGAACCCCTGGCCGCACAAGGACAACCTGAGGTTGTGCCCGAGCCCGCTGCACCTGACTCCCCTGTAAgacgctcccaacgggagaaCCGCGGCCGGCCCCCTTCCCGCTATGGTGAGTGGACTACTCAAAGGCATTCCAGGGACTGGAATgtattggcgggggaggatgtcacagggtgacgacttgtcagggcggaaccaaaaattgaggaagttggttccgcccggatgtttccgccccgaccggaaaaatggaaacaccggacatccggcagCGTTGCGAAGGCTGTAATCAGCGGATTGAGCACAGCTGTGGCTAGTTAACGAGATCGCCGGGTAATTGGATAATGGGAGCGTAAGGAGAAGTACAAAAAGCACGGTTAGATGACAGTTGGGGAGCGAagtgtgtgctgaggaacggagctgtgctcattgCTAGACGTGGTGGCTGGatatatttctctctctttccctcttcTCTCGTTGCAGTTACGGTGGACCGGCTGGATTTAAGGAACAACCCTATGGGTGAAAAAGGAACTACAGTCCAACTAGTAATTTGAACGGAGAAAAACGAGAAGCGATTTGATCGCACTGCACAACGTACACTaaggctatccgctgtgagtatGCCCATGGTGTAGTGTAACTAGCGGAAACTTGCATGTTGTGATTCGT
This window of the Misgurnus anguillicaudatus chromosome 19, ASM2758022v2, whole genome shotgun sequence genome carries:
- the LOC129432024 gene encoding uncharacterized protein is translated as MTDNAGPAAPPRATPVIMGSPWVQRYGGAESEVRLTEWKAQLEYLADLQGLSAAQRLQFVLNSLEGEARREVQAAPEATRATAQTVFQFLTEQYGDHTPVAVLRSQFFNCKQGPRQPIRAFALRLREQFTRLQARRDHGLGDGEALLRDQFLLGMKEGPVRQSLRVQFRRDPGLTFEDLKKEALALEGDEAEVTEAPVCAAVSGNTAAPPEHADWKQALRVELLKDVREQMSELSKTLLGELRQSRAREEPRPAPRERVYSERGREPPGRPNRLNRPRFEWDDQGRPICNRCGEPGHYSRQCGPRRASEGGF